The window GACCCGGGTTCGAACCCCACTGGTCCCACGCCAGGAGCGCCTTGCCCGTCTCCTTCATCGCGGTACGGGAGTCACGCAGCCACGAGGGCAGCTTGTCGTCCGGAGCCGCCATGAACAGCGGGCCCACACCCGGGATCATCGCGATGCCCAGACCGGTACCGAGCTTGGCAAGGCCCGTCCAGGACTGCTTGAACACATCCCAGCCCTGCAGGCCGACCAGACCGCCCAGACCCTTGAGGGTTCCCCAGATACCGTCGACGACGATGCCCTTGCCGAACTCCCAGGCATGCTCCCAGACCTGCCACCCGGGAATCGACTCCTCCACCGCATCACCCCACGGCAGGGACTTCGCCTGCTTCAACGCCTCCGCGTCATACCCGTACATGTCCGCCGCGTTGGAGCCGTCGTTCACCCGCAACGGCTTCCCGTTGACCAGAGCGACGATCTTCGCGTGAGCGGCCCGTTCCACCGCGTGGAACTCCTCCCACACCTCCGCGACCTTGTTACGCCGCTCGAGGTTCTCGTCGATCAGATCGCCGTCCTCGGCCCACTTGTCCTCCTTCTCCGTCTTCTCCCGGAACGCCTGCGCCTCCGCCCGCAGACTCTCCAGCTTCTTGATGATCGGAGCCGCGTCACGCGAGTACGTCCCCAGCGCACCCGCGATCGTGCACATGTCAGAACTGAGCTTCAGACCCAGATCCTGGACCGGCTTCGTCGTCGCGAACAGCTGATCCGCCTCCGGCGCCTGATAGAACGCCTGCAACCCACCAAAACTGGTATGGACGTCCGAGGCCTTCGTCGAAACGGTGGCACCACCCGACGAGATCAGCTTCACCTTCTCGTCCAGCACCGCCAGATCACCCGTGAAAACCGGTATCTCAGCCGGATCGACCGGCGCGCCCCCGCTCACTTCTTCTCCCCCGTCTTCTCACGCAGCAGGTCCAGATTCACCGACCGCGCAGCGTCCTGCGCCTCCTTGGCCTGGTCCAGATCACCCTGCAGGTACTCGTTCGTCGCCAGCACCGCACCACGGATACACGCCTCGATCCGCTCCGCCATCGACTTGAACTCGGGCTTCCGCGCCGTCAGATACTCACCCAGCGCAGCCGCCACCGGCCCCATCGCCTTCTGCGGCGCCACAAAAGCCGAACCCGGAGCCGGCCCCGCACCCGGAGCCAGCGGACCCTGCGGAGTCATCCCCGACTGCGAACCCGGAACAGCCGTCCCCGCCGCCTGAGCCGCCTCCGACATCGCCGTCAGCAACGTGTTCAACGCCGTCTCCAGCTCACCGGCATTCCCACCGACCGTCTTCAAGTGGCCCTGCACACCCTGCGGCTTGATATCCCACGACGTCACCGACGACCCACCCCCGTGTTACCCCTACAGTCCTACGACCCGCTGACCTGCCGACCCACCGACCGGCTGAAACGATCCTGCTCAGCCGATGTTGTTGACCGCGGTCCGCGCCCGCTGCAACGTCTGCTGCGCCGTCGCGTCATTCTTCGCCAGCGTCGTGTTCAACAGCTGGATGATGTTCTTGACCTCCTGCGAAGCGTTCTTCCACCGCAGCTCCTTGGCGTGGTAGTCATCCGCCACACCCTCCGCCGTGAAGTCCGACATCGCAGCCGCCACCTGCGCCTCACGCGCCGCGATCACCGTGTCCAGCTGACCGATCACCGCCTTGATACCGCCCTGCACCTCCGTCGAGGCACCCACGTCATACGCACGACGATCCGTCCCACCCGACATCACAACCACACTCCCCGTGAAGAAGACAACAATCCAGACAAACCGGAAGGTCCGGAAGGCCCGGAACCTGCGGGCTCAGCGGCCCCGGAAACGCGCCGCGTCGAAGTTCGCCGCACCCTGCTGCTGACGGGCGTTCTCACCCTGCTCCTGATCACCCGAACCGAACGCCTGCTCCATGCCCGACTGACCACCCAGGATCGCCGCCAGCGAAGCGTTCAGCTCCTTCGCAATGGCATCCGCACGCAGCTTGAACGAGTCGAACGCCACCTTGCCCTGCCCCTGGAACTTGCCCTCCAGCGGCTGCGCCGCAGCCACCAGCTGCTTGACCAGCGACCCCAGATCCGTATTCGAATTCCGCGACCCCGACATCAGGTTCGTCAGAACCTGCGTCCCCATGTCGAACTTCATCCCACTCCCCCGCACACTCGATCGATCGTCAGTATGTTCATTTTTATCAACTTACATCGCTCCTGCAACCTGCAACGGCCCGGTTGTGACTGGTCTATGACAAACCGCCAGACAACCTTCACACGCCCTTGAGGTGGCTCACGAGCCGCTCGAAGTCCGCCCAGCCAGACAGGTCCGACGGATCCCCCGGCAGCGGGTAGTAGTACGCCGGGCGGGTCTTCGGCCCCAGCCGCACCGGCTGTTGGGCGAGCGGCGTCCGCCGGGCCCGGTCGTCCGGCATGCCCCGGACCTCTTCCGAGCCCAGGACGAAGGCCAGCGGCACGCCCGGCCCCTCGAAGCGCGGCGGTACCAGCAGATCGCGGCGCGCTTTGCGGAGCTGTACGAGCATCGACTGGAGGTGGTGGCGGGTGGCGAGTGCCTCCGCCGTACGGGGCAGGGCGTCCAGCGGCGGTTCCTCGTCGGCGCCGTAGC is drawn from Streptomyces sp. NBC_01232 and contains these coding sequences:
- a CDS encoding DUF6507 family protein; translation: MTSWDIKPQGVQGHLKTVGGNAGELETALNTLLTAMSEAAQAAGTAVPGSQSGMTPQGPLAPGAGPAPGSAFVAPQKAMGPVAAALGEYLTARKPEFKSMAERIEACIRGAVLATNEYLQGDLDQAKEAQDAARSVNLDLLREKTGEKK
- a CDS encoding pore-forming ESAT-6 family protein, whose product is MSGGTDRRAYDVGASTEVQGGIKAVIGQLDTVIAAREAQVAAAMSDFTAEGVADDYHAKELRWKNASQEVKNIIQLLNTTLAKNDATAQQTLQRARTAVNNIG